The Shewanella mangrovisoli genome has a window encoding:
- a CDS encoding DUF4426 domain-containing protein — protein sequence MLRNLLIMLALTASLCGVANAEQKETVGNFDIHYMALGSTFLTPSIAKSYGIERSSYRGIINIAVLDMSEEGSPAVPVEITGVANNLLDARIDLKFREIREGKAIYYIAEVPYRDDQEINFNIAIKHGNQLNTNLQFKQKFYVE from the coding sequence ATGTTACGTAATCTCCTTATTATGCTCGCCTTAACCGCAAGCCTGTGCGGCGTCGCTAATGCCGAGCAAAAAGAAACCGTCGGTAATTTCGACATTCATTACATGGCGCTGGGCAGCACCTTTTTAACACCGAGTATTGCGAAATCCTATGGCATCGAACGTAGTAGCTACAGAGGCATCATTAACATTGCCGTATTAGATATGAGTGAAGAAGGCTCACCCGCAGTGCCCGTTGAAATCACTGGCGTGGCCAATAACCTACTCGATGCCCGTATCGATTTGAAATTTAGAGAGATCCGTGAGGGTAAGGCGATTTACTACATCGCCGAAGTCCCTTACCGCGACGATCAAGAAATCAATTTCAACATCGCCATCAAACACGGTAATCAACTCAACACCAATCTGCAGTTTAAGCAAAAGTTCTACGTCGAATAA
- the yggU gene encoding DUF167 family protein YggU, with protein sequence MSAVIMQQGDLLLNLYIQPKASRDQIVGLHGDELKVAITAPPIDGKANAHLSKYLAKAFKVPKSDVHILKGELGRHKQVRISAPKNVPAEIATLLE encoded by the coding sequence ATGAGCGCAGTCATTATGCAGCAAGGCGACTTGCTGCTTAATTTGTATATTCAACCTAAAGCGAGTCGCGATCAGATAGTCGGGCTACACGGTGATGAGTTAAAAGTCGCCATTACCGCCCCGCCTATCGATGGCAAGGCCAACGCCCATTTAAGCAAGTATTTAGCCAAGGCCTTTAAAGTCCCTAAAAGCGATGTTCACATCCTTAAGGGCGAATTAGGACGTCATAAGCAGGTACGCATTAGCGCCCCCAAAAACGTCCCCGCAGAAATCGCGACACTGCTCGAATAA
- a CDS encoding YggT family protein, with protein sequence MNALTFLISTLFDLYLMVVILRIWLPLARADFYNPFSQFVVKATHPLIAPMRRLIPSMGRFDTSSFVLALLVVMVKVLLISLIAGGGIDIVLFFVFALVTVIKQAGILLFWMLIIRAILSWFNQGYNPIVMIMGQLTEPILAPVRRIIPPIGGLDLSVMLVIIGMNFINMLLAQYVPFWAVI encoded by the coding sequence ATGAATGCATTAACCTTTTTGATCAGCACACTCTTCGATTTGTATTTGATGGTGGTGATATTACGGATCTGGCTCCCCTTGGCCCGTGCCGATTTTTATAATCCCTTCAGCCAGTTTGTGGTCAAAGCCACTCACCCGTTGATCGCACCTATGCGTCGATTAATTCCTTCAATGGGAAGATTCGACACCTCTTCATTTGTGCTCGCCCTATTAGTGGTGATGGTCAAAGTGCTGCTGATAAGTCTTATTGCCGGCGGCGGTATTGATATAGTGCTGTTCTTTGTGTTTGCGCTTGTTACTGTCATCAAGCAGGCGGGCATTTTGCTCTTCTGGATGCTGATCATTCGCGCCATCTTAAGCTGGTTCAATCAAGGCTATAACCCCATTGTGATGATCATGGGACAACTAACAGAACCCATTTTAGCCCCAGTGCGCCGCATTATTCCGCCCATTGGTGGCTTAGATCTGTCGGTGATGTTGGTAATTATCGGCATGAACTTTATCAACATGCTGTTGGCGCAATACGTACCATTTTGGGCCGTGATTTAA
- the proC gene encoding pyrroline-5-carboxylate reductase, which yields MSQQKICFIGAGNMTRSIISGLIRSGYPAALVQATNPSQGKLDALAADFGVHVSQDNLSAAQDADVIVLSVKPQLMEQVCQALQGIDMSNKLVITIAAGIKAERYSQYLAQSITLVRTMPNTPMQIGVGMTGLYAPQPLSDAQQAIAERLMSSGGEIVWVNEESEINQVIALAGSSPAYFFLLMESMIDAGKQMGMDEAKARSLVQQAALGAAMMAKQNPELTLGNLRENVTSKGGTTAQAIATFEAADLRGVVKNAMENCIKRAEEMANTF from the coding sequence ATGAGTCAACAAAAAATCTGCTTTATCGGTGCGGGCAATATGACCCGTAGTATTATCAGCGGCTTAATTCGTAGCGGCTATCCTGCTGCGCTAGTGCAAGCCACCAATCCTAGCCAAGGTAAACTCGATGCCCTCGCCGCCGACTTTGGTGTGCATGTATCCCAAGACAATCTCAGCGCCGCCCAAGATGCCGATGTCATCGTATTATCCGTTAAACCGCAGTTGATGGAGCAAGTCTGCCAAGCTCTGCAAGGCATTGATATGTCTAACAAGCTAGTCATTACCATTGCCGCGGGGATTAAAGCAGAGCGCTACAGCCAGTATTTAGCCCAATCCATTACGCTGGTTCGCACTATGCCAAACACGCCAATGCAAATCGGTGTCGGCATGACAGGTCTCTACGCGCCGCAGCCGCTCTCTGATGCCCAACAAGCCATTGCCGAACGCTTGATGTCCAGCGGCGGAGAAATTGTGTGGGTGAATGAGGAATCTGAGATTAATCAAGTGATTGCCCTTGCGGGGAGTTCACCTGCCTATTTCTTCCTGCTGATGGAATCTATGATTGATGCCGGCAAACAAATGGGCATGGATGAAGCCAAAGCCAGAAGCTTAGTACAGCAAGCGGCCCTCGGTGCTGCTATGATGGCAAAGCAAAATCCAGAGCTTACGCTGGGTAATTTACGGGAGAATGTCACCTCGAAGGGCGGCACAACGGCGCAAGCCATCGCCACATTCGAAGCGGCGGATCTCCGTGGTGTGGTCAAGAATGCAATGGAAAACTGCATCAAACGTGCAGAAGAAATGGCCAATACTTTTTGA
- a CDS encoding YggS family pyridoxal phosphate-dependent enzyme produces the protein MTTIADRLAVAQSRIAQAAQKCARLPHSIRLLAVSKTKPIEDIIAAYDAGQRCFGENYVQEGVTKIEALKATHPDIEWHFIGPLQSNKTALVAQHFDWMHTLSREKIAQRLNEQRLAHLAPLKVCIQINISDEDTKSGIDAEQMLPLAHSISQLPHLQLRGLMAIPSATNDIAQQTRELSELKQLFDTLKQHYPAVDTLSIGMSNDLDVAIECGSTMVRIGSAIFGERDYGAKDTTSN, from the coding sequence ATGACAACAATAGCAGACAGACTCGCAGTCGCCCAGAGCAGGATCGCGCAAGCGGCGCAAAAATGCGCACGCCTACCTCACAGTATTCGCTTACTTGCCGTCAGTAAGACTAAACCCATTGAAGATATTATAGCAGCCTATGATGCGGGCCAGCGTTGCTTTGGCGAGAACTATGTTCAAGAAGGTGTGACAAAAATTGAGGCGCTAAAGGCCACACACCCTGATATTGAATGGCATTTTATTGGGCCACTGCAATCCAATAAAACCGCTTTAGTCGCCCAGCACTTCGATTGGATGCATACCCTCTCGCGGGAGAAAATTGCCCAGCGCCTCAATGAGCAGCGCCTAGCACACCTTGCGCCGCTCAAGGTGTGTATTCAAATCAACATCAGTGATGAAGACACTAAATCTGGTATCGATGCCGAGCAAATGCTGCCGCTGGCCCATAGCATCAGCCAATTACCCCATTTACAACTGCGGGGCTTAATGGCGATTCCCAGTGCCACCAATGACATCGCGCAGCAGACCCGCGAACTCAGCGAGCTTAAGCAGTTATTCGATACGCTAAAGCAGCATTATCCCGCTGTCGATACGCTTTCTATAGGCATGAGCAATGATTTAGATGTCGCTATTGAGTGCGGATCAACCATGGTGCGTATCGGCAGCGCCATCTTTGGTGAACGGGATTATGGCGCAAAAGACACCACCAGCAATTAA
- a CDS encoding type IV pilus twitching motility protein PilT: MEITELLAFSVKHKASDLHLSAGISPMIRVDGEVRKINLPALDHQGVHSLVYDIMNDKQRKDFEEHLEIDFSFEVPNLARFRVNAFNQSRGAAAVFRTIPSEILSLEQLGAPEIFKKISSFPRGLVLVTGPTGSGKSTTLAAMVDYINENRHDHILTIEDPIEFVHQNKQCLINQREVHRHTHSFNAALRSALREDPDVILVGEMRDLETIRLAMTAAETGHLVFGTLHTTSAAKTIDRVVDVFPAGEKDMVRTMLSESLQAVISQTLIKKIGGGRVAAHEIMMGTPAIRNLIREDKVAQMYSAIQTGMAHGMQTLEQCLQNLVNRGLITREDAMSKSSNKQATF; encoded by the coding sequence ATGGAAATCACTGAGTTATTAGCCTTTAGTGTAAAACACAAAGCCTCGGATCTACACCTCTCTGCAGGGATATCTCCCATGATCCGTGTCGACGGTGAAGTGAGAAAAATTAACCTGCCCGCGCTCGATCATCAGGGTGTACACAGCCTTGTGTACGACATTATGAATGATAAACAGCGTAAGGACTTTGAAGAGCATTTAGAAATCGACTTTTCGTTCGAAGTCCCTAATTTAGCGCGTTTCCGTGTGAACGCCTTTAACCAATCCCGCGGCGCGGCGGCGGTATTTCGTACCATTCCAAGTGAAATTTTGTCGCTCGAGCAGTTAGGGGCGCCTGAGATTTTTAAAAAAATTTCCAGCTTTCCCCGCGGCTTAGTGCTTGTTACTGGGCCTACTGGTTCGGGTAAGAGTACCACACTTGCGGCCATGGTGGATTACATCAATGAGAACCGCCACGACCATATCTTAACCATTGAAGATCCTATCGAATTCGTTCACCAGAATAAGCAATGTTTGATTAACCAACGGGAAGTGCATCGCCATACCCACAGCTTTAACGCGGCGCTACGTAGCGCACTGCGTGAAGACCCTGACGTTATTCTCGTCGGTGAGATGCGTGACCTTGAAACCATTCGTCTGGCGATGACGGCGGCTGAAACGGGTCACTTAGTTTTTGGTACCTTGCATACCACCTCGGCGGCTAAGACCATCGACCGTGTGGTTGACGTTTTCCCTGCTGGTGAAAAGGACATGGTGCGTACCATGTTATCTGAATCATTACAGGCGGTTATTTCGCAAACCCTGATTAAGAAAATCGGTGGTGGCCGTGTGGCTGCCCACGAAATCATGATGGGTACGCCCGCTATTCGTAACCTTATCCGTGAAGATAAAGTGGCGCAGATGTACTCAGCCATTCAAACGGGGATGGCCCATGGCATGCAAACGCTCGAACAGTGTCTGCAAAACTTAGTCAACCGTGGCCTCATCACCCGTGAGGATGCCATGTCGAAGAGTTCAAACAAACAAGCGACGTTTTAA
- a CDS encoding PilT/PilU family type 4a pilus ATPase — protein MDVRPFLKVMVERKASDLFITAGFPPSAKIDGELRPLAESAFTPAQSLDFVESVMTEAQKKEFHTTRECNFAFAVKDLGRFRVSAFWQRESPGCVMRRIETKIPEVEDLKLPPILKDLVMSKRGLIIMVGGTGTGKSTSLAALVGYRNAHARGHILTIEDPVEFVHDHRKSIITQREVGIDTESFDAALKSSLRQAPDVILIGEIRTQETMEFALSFAETGHLCMATLHANNANQALDRIMHLVPESKHQQLLFDLSLNLRGIVAQQLVPKVDGTGRRAAIEVLINTPRVASLIAKNELHLLKETMAKSNEQGMQTFDQALLQLYIDGEISYADALHHADSPNDLRLMIKLQNKEPTSSSFMEGVTLDMD, from the coding sequence ATGGATGTCCGTCCGTTTTTAAAAGTCATGGTGGAGCGTAAAGCCTCGGACTTGTTTATTACCGCAGGTTTTCCGCCGAGCGCCAAAATCGATGGTGAGTTACGCCCATTAGCCGAGAGTGCCTTCACGCCCGCGCAGTCTTTGGATTTTGTCGAGTCCGTAATGACTGAGGCGCAAAAGAAGGAGTTTCACACTACTCGCGAGTGTAACTTTGCTTTTGCGGTGAAGGATTTAGGGCGTTTTCGCGTCAGCGCATTCTGGCAGCGTGAATCTCCTGGATGCGTTATGCGCCGGATTGAGACCAAAATCCCTGAGGTAGAGGACTTAAAACTGCCACCGATTTTAAAAGATCTGGTGATGAGTAAACGGGGTCTTATCATCATGGTTGGGGGAACGGGAACCGGTAAGTCGACCTCCTTGGCGGCGTTAGTGGGTTACCGTAATGCCCATGCCCGTGGTCATATCCTCACCATTGAAGATCCGGTGGAATTTGTGCATGACCATCGCAAAAGCATCATCACTCAACGCGAAGTGGGCATAGATACAGAATCCTTTGACGCGGCGCTGAAGAGTTCGCTGCGTCAGGCGCCCGATGTGATTTTGATTGGTGAGATCCGTACCCAAGAAACCATGGAGTTTGCGCTCTCCTTCGCCGAAACGGGTCACCTCTGTATGGCTACCCTGCACGCAAACAACGCTAACCAAGCGTTAGACCGGATCATGCACTTAGTGCCTGAGAGTAAACACCAGCAGTTGCTATTCGACTTGTCACTCAACCTGCGCGGCATTGTAGCGCAGCAACTGGTGCCTAAAGTCGATGGCACAGGACGACGGGCGGCGATTGAAGTCTTGATCAATACGCCACGTGTCGCGAGCTTGATTGCTAAAAACGAGCTGCATTTGCTAAAAGAAACCATGGCTAAATCGAATGAGCAGGGTATGCAGACCTTCGACCAAGCCTTGCTGCAACTTTATATCGATGGGGAAATCAGCTATGCCGATGCGCTTCACCATGCTGACTCGCCAAACGACTTGCGTTTAATGATCAAACTGCAAAATAAAGAGCCTACCAGTTCAAGCTTTATGGAAGGCGTGACCTTGGATATGGATTAA
- a CDS encoding glutathione peroxidase, with the protein MMKLPLVIFASLLSTSAFAATCPSYLDVEVRKLHSDEKINLCELTQGKPVLLVNTASNCGYTPQFKALEALHKEYKDKGLVVIGFPSDDFFQEENDEKDTAKVCYINYGVTFTMLATSPVRGSDANSVFKYLGDKAGSPKWNFYKYVVSGDGNTVQQFNSKVKPDSAELKQAIESVL; encoded by the coding sequence ATGATGAAACTCCCCTTAGTTATCTTTGCCAGCCTGTTAAGCACTAGCGCATTTGCGGCAACTTGCCCGAGTTATCTTGATGTTGAAGTGCGTAAATTGCACTCGGATGAGAAGATTAATCTGTGTGAATTGACTCAGGGCAAGCCAGTGTTACTGGTCAACACCGCGAGTAACTGTGGCTACACTCCGCAATTTAAGGCTCTCGAAGCGCTTCATAAAGAATACAAAGACAAAGGCTTAGTGGTGATAGGTTTCCCTTCCGATGACTTTTTCCAAGAAGAAAATGATGAAAAAGACACGGCTAAGGTGTGTTACATCAACTATGGTGTCACCTTCACTATGCTCGCAACATCGCCCGTGCGAGGCAGCGATGCTAACAGTGTATTCAAATACTTAGGAGATAAAGCTGGCTCGCCTAAGTGGAATTTCTACAAGTATGTCGTCAGTGGCGATGGCAATACTGTGCAGCAGTTTAATTCAAAGGTGAAACCCGATAGTGCCGAGCTTAAGCAGGCAATAGAATCAGTGCTTTAA
- the hemH gene encoding ferrochelatase yields MGHAKRGKVGVLLLNLGTPDAPTASAVRRYLAEFLSDPRVVEIPKLLWMLILHGIVLRVRPAKSAALYQKVWTEAGSPLMDISLRQTAKLSEKLTADGHQVSVHLAMRYGNPSVASTLQTMHQQGIDKLVVLPLYPQYAAPTTGSAFDAIARELTQWRYLPSLHFIHTYHNHPDFITALVNSIRVDFEQHGKPQKLVLSYHGMPERNLHLGDPYYCFCMKTTRLVAEQLGLTADEFVMTFQSRFGKAKWLQPYTDATMQALPSEGVRDVAIVCPAFSADCLETLEEIVGENGHIFANAGGEKFRYIPALNDNDDHISMMANLVKPHL; encoded by the coding sequence ATGGGTCACGCAAAGCGTGGCAAAGTGGGTGTGTTGTTACTCAACCTTGGCACACCCGATGCGCCAACGGCATCGGCGGTGAGGCGTTACCTTGCCGAGTTTTTATCAGACCCTCGGGTGGTCGAAATTCCAAAACTCCTGTGGATGCTAATTTTACATGGCATAGTGCTGCGCGTTCGCCCAGCTAAGTCTGCGGCGCTCTATCAGAAGGTCTGGACTGAAGCGGGTTCACCACTGATGGATATCAGCTTGCGTCAAACAGCTAAACTATCGGAAAAATTAACAGCCGATGGACATCAAGTATCGGTACATTTAGCCATGCGTTATGGCAATCCTTCTGTGGCGAGCACCTTACAAACGATGCATCAACAGGGGATTGATAAGCTGGTCGTATTGCCGCTTTACCCGCAGTATGCGGCGCCGACAACGGGCTCGGCTTTTGACGCTATTGCAAGGGAATTAACCCAGTGGCGCTATCTACCATCGCTGCATTTTATTCATACTTACCATAATCACCCCGACTTTATTACCGCATTGGTGAACTCGATTCGCGTCGACTTTGAGCAACACGGTAAGCCACAAAAGTTAGTGCTTTCTTACCATGGTATGCCCGAGCGTAATCTGCACTTAGGCGATCCTTACTATTGCTTTTGCATGAAGACGACCCGTCTGGTGGCTGAGCAATTAGGGCTTACAGCGGATGAGTTTGTAATGACTTTCCAATCTCGCTTTGGTAAAGCTAAATGGTTACAACCCTATACGGATGCCACCATGCAGGCGTTGCCGAGTGAAGGTGTACGTGACGTGGCGATTGTGTGCCCAGCGTTTAGTGCCGATTGCTTAGAGACCTTAGAAGAGATTGTCGGTGAAAACGGTCATATCTTTGCTAATGCCGGCGGGGAGAAGTTCCGTTACATTCCTGCGCTGAACGATAATGATGACCATATCAGCATGATGGCTAACTTGGTTAAGCCCCATCTGTAA
- the ruvX gene encoding Holliday junction resolvase RuvX encodes MNAKTVLGFDFGTKSIGVAIGQQITASATPLLSLKAVDGIPNWDEIGKLIKEWQPDLVVVGLPLNMDGTEQEMTHRARKFANRLNAKFGVKIVTQDERLTTTDAKARLFELGGFKALTKGQVDAVSAVLIVESYFENHFGE; translated from the coding sequence ATGAACGCAAAAACCGTTTTAGGTTTTGATTTTGGAACAAAAAGTATTGGTGTCGCCATAGGGCAGCAAATCACCGCCAGCGCCACGCCACTATTATCCTTAAAAGCCGTAGATGGTATTCCCAATTGGGACGAAATCGGCAAGCTCATTAAAGAGTGGCAACCCGATTTAGTCGTCGTAGGTTTACCGCTCAATATGGATGGCACAGAGCAAGAGATGACCCACAGGGCGAGAAAATTCGCCAACCGACTAAACGCTAAGTTTGGGGTCAAAATTGTCACTCAAGATGAAAGACTGACCACCACAGATGCAAAAGCTCGGCTATTTGAACTCGGCGGCTTTAAAGCCCTAACCAAAGGTCAAGTCGATGCCGTGTCTGCCGTATTGATTGTCGAAAGCTATTTTGAAAATCATTTCGGTGAATGA
- a CDS encoding YqgE/AlgH family protein, translated as MESLQNHFLIAMPSLDDTFFERTVIYLCEHDEKGAMGLVINKPLGIEVNSLLEQMDLPAEQVSTDLALGAQVLMGGPVSQDRGFVLHTSQPYWANSTELSSGLMLTTSRDVLTAIGSERSPEKFIVALGYAGWSKNQLEQELADNSWLTIPADQALLFDVKHEDRWQQASRALGFDAWQLSSQAGHA; from the coding sequence ATGGAGAGTTTGCAGAACCATTTTTTAATCGCCATGCCGTCGCTCGATGACACTTTTTTTGAGCGCACCGTCATCTATCTATGTGAGCACGATGAAAAAGGCGCCATGGGGCTCGTGATTAATAAACCATTGGGCATTGAAGTGAACTCATTGCTCGAACAGATGGATTTGCCCGCTGAGCAAGTGTCGACCGACCTCGCATTAGGCGCGCAGGTTTTAATGGGCGGCCCCGTGTCCCAAGATAGAGGCTTTGTCTTGCATACATCCCAGCCCTATTGGGCCAACAGTACAGAATTAAGCTCTGGCCTCATGCTCACCACCTCAAGGGATGTATTAACGGCGATTGGCAGCGAGCGCTCGCCAGAAAAATTTATCGTGGCATTAGGTTATGCGGGTTGGAGCAAAAACCAGCTGGAGCAAGAACTGGCCGATAACTCATGGCTGACTATCCCTGCCGATCAGGCCCTGCTCTTCGATGTCAAACACGAAGATAGATGGCAACAAGCGAGCCGCGCGCTCGGCTTTGATGCTTGGCAATTGTCATCACAGGCGGGCCACGCCTAG
- the yciH gene encoding stress response translation initiation inhibitor YciH, translating into MRVDPNVSLVYSTDKGRITAEPEAKAIPASDGIVRIHRDSKGRKGKGVSVISGLGLDEAGLKTLAQTLKKQCGCGGTVKDFTIEVQTDNREQLKLLLEKQNYKVKLAGG; encoded by the coding sequence ATGAGAGTAGATCCCAACGTTTCCTTAGTGTACAGCACAGATAAAGGCCGCATTACTGCCGAGCCAGAAGCCAAAGCTATCCCCGCATCCGATGGGATTGTGCGTATCCACAGAGACAGCAAAGGCCGCAAAGGTAAAGGTGTCTCGGTCATTTCAGGCCTAGGGCTTGATGAAGCGGGCTTAAAAACCCTGGCACAAACCCTTAAAAAACAATGTGGTTGTGGTGGCACAGTCAAAGATTTCACGATCGAAGTGCAAACCGATAATCGCGAACAACTAAAACTACTGCTTGAAAAACAAAACTACAAAGTCAAATTAGCCGGCGGTTGA
- a CDS encoding DUF4136 domain-containing protein codes for MKNIIVGLAVLALSACSSLKSGWDFDPSANFTQYKTYAWVAQKTDASGYHLDGLMDQRVRDAVNSQLSSKGMTLVDAKDADVLVNYLTKIDKKINVDTFNTNFGYNPYYGPGWGWGGNMQTQTTVREYEVGTLIIDLVDNKTAKLIWRGSVADTIRDKNTPSERVQLINEAVGSVMANFPPKPENK; via the coding sequence ATGAAAAATATAATTGTAGGTTTAGCCGTACTGGCACTGAGTGCCTGTAGTTCGCTGAAGTCGGGTTGGGATTTTGACCCTAGCGCCAATTTTACTCAGTACAAGACCTATGCGTGGGTCGCACAAAAGACCGATGCTTCGGGTTATCACCTCGATGGTTTAATGGATCAGCGCGTACGAGATGCGGTGAATTCTCAGCTTTCATCTAAGGGCATGACCTTGGTCGATGCGAAAGATGCCGATGTATTAGTGAACTATCTGACCAAAATCGATAAGAAGATTAATGTAGATACCTTCAATACCAATTTTGGCTATAACCCTTACTATGGTCCAGGTTGGGGTTGGGGCGGTAACATGCAAACCCAGACCACAGTCAGAGAATACGAAGTTGGCACCCTGATCATTGATTTAGTTGATAATAAAACAGCTAAGTTAATTTGGCGTGGCTCAGTGGCCGACACTATCCGTGATAAAAATACTCCTTCGGAAAGAGTACAGCTGATCAACGAAGCAGTCGGCAGCGTGATGGCGAATTTCCCGCCAAAGCCTGAAAACAAATAA
- a CDS encoding trimeric intracellular cation channel family protein translates to MQEAQFIGLLWLIGILAEAMTGALAAGRKQMDLFGVVIIGCATAIGGGTLRDMLLGNYPLIWVENVHYLLAIAFASLLTVAIAPVMRYLSKLFLAIDALGLAVFSIVGAQKTLMLGFSPTIAVVMGLVTGVFGGVIRDILCNQVPLIFKKELYAVISLFTAGLYITLNAYQLAEWINLVICLTLGFSLRMLALRYHWSMPTFDYQASGDQHTP, encoded by the coding sequence ATGCAAGAAGCGCAATTTATCGGATTATTATGGCTGATTGGGATTTTAGCCGAGGCCATGACAGGGGCATTAGCGGCGGGTCGTAAGCAGATGGACCTATTCGGCGTGGTGATCATTGGCTGCGCGACGGCAATTGGTGGTGGCACCCTAAGAGACATGCTGCTCGGAAATTACCCTTTGATTTGGGTCGAGAATGTCCATTACCTGCTCGCGATTGCATTTGCGTCTTTACTAACGGTCGCCATTGCGCCTGTGATGCGTTACCTGTCTAAGTTATTTTTGGCCATTGATGCCTTAGGCCTAGCCGTATTCTCGATTGTTGGCGCCCAAAAAACCCTAATGTTAGGCTTTAGTCCAACGATTGCGGTGGTGATGGGACTCGTCACAGGGGTCTTTGGCGGGGTGATCCGCGATATTCTCTGTAATCAAGTGCCTTTGATTTTTAAGAAAGAACTCTATGCGGTGATTTCGCTCTTTACCGCAGGCTTATATATCACCCTCAATGCCTATCAATTGGCTGAGTGGATAAACCTAGTGATCTGTTTAACGCTTGGGTTTAGCTTACGAATGTTAGCGCTGCGTTACCATTGGTCTATGCCAACCTTTGACTATCAAGCCAGCGGCGACCAGCACACGCCCTAA
- the tpx gene encoding thiol peroxidase produces the protein MQKYVSFLAAGCVFSLMVLSPTAIASDKTQVMMGDKTVTLAGKLPKLEQMAPRFKVVDEKFTPISLSDFKGKTVLISAVPSLDTGVCALQTKRFNSEVSHFSDDVVMLTISTDLPFAQKRFCKVENVDKIKVLSDSVWRDFGEKYGLLIEDYGLLARAIFIIDAEGQLRYQELVPNITEHPNYDAALEALKTIQAQQ, from the coding sequence ATGCAAAAGTATGTTTCATTTCTAGCCGCTGGCTGTGTTTTTAGTTTAATGGTTCTCAGCCCCACCGCTATCGCCAGTGATAAAACCCAAGTGATGATGGGCGACAAGACTGTCACTCTCGCTGGGAAATTACCCAAGCTTGAGCAAATGGCGCCACGATTTAAAGTTGTCGACGAAAAATTTACCCCTATCAGCCTGAGTGACTTTAAAGGGAAAACCGTGCTGATCAGTGCCGTGCCCAGTTTAGATACGGGTGTCTGTGCGCTGCAAACTAAGCGTTTTAACAGTGAAGTCAGTCACTTCTCCGATGATGTAGTCATGCTGACCATCAGTACAGATTTGCCCTTCGCGCAAAAACGTTTCTGTAAGGTGGAGAACGTCGACAAAATCAAAGTGCTTTCCGACTCAGTGTGGCGTGATTTTGGTGAGAAATATGGCTTATTGATTGAGGATTACGGCTTACTCGCTCGGGCTATCTTTATTATCGATGCCGAAGGTCAGCTTAGGTACCAAGAGCTGGTCCCCAATATTACTGAACACCCCAATTATGACGCCGCGCTTGAAGCGTTAAAAACCATTCAAGCACAGCAATAA